A single region of the Marmota flaviventris isolate mMarFla1 chromosome 10, mMarFla1.hap1, whole genome shotgun sequence genome encodes:
- the LOC139707397 gene encoding vomeronasal type-1 receptor 90-like — MVNLICVMTRNDICPFMYPMSIMKITANVFLLLFHVLTFLLQHRTRPTDVAIAYLALIHLLMLIIRAHLDLSILGVQDFWDDFTCKAVIYLYRLMRSLSVSTTCLLSVLQATTLSPRRSFLAKSKHMSPQCIAWTLLTLWVFNMFFNVCILVSKGGPSNDTAAFSFVSESCTVTPTCHHFGTFFSLMGLLRDIFLMGLMALSSGYMVALLCRHKRQCQHLHSTSLSPRASPELRATRTVLLLMGLFVLMYFVDCVFSSSGQMHREDPTCLGVQMLAGNGYATLSALILICADQPTLRFFQCTLEKERKYLCRAGQPIILSSHIIYF, encoded by the exons ATGGTGAACTTGATCTGTGTGATGACAAGAAATGACATCTGCCCTTTCATGTACCCAATGTCCATCATGAA GATCACAGCCAACgtcttcctgctcctcttccaCGTCCTCACATTCCTTCTCCAGCACAGGACCAGGCCCACGGATGTGGCCATTGCTTACCTGGCCCTGATTCACCTGCTGATGCTAATAATCAGGGCACACCTGGACCTAAGCATTTTGGGGGTTCAGGACTTTTGGGATGACTTCACATGTAAAGCTGTCATCTACCTGTACAGGCTGATGAGGAGCCTGTCGGTCAGCACCACCTGCCTGCTGAGTGTCCTGCAGGCcaccaccctcagccccagaaggTCCTTTCTGGCCAAGTCCAAGCACATGTCCCCACAGTGCATTGCATGGACCTTGCTCACTCTCTGGGTGTTCAATATGTTCTTCAATGTCTGCATCTTGGTCTCCAAGGGAGGCCCCTCCAATGACACAGCAGCTTTCAGTTTTGTCTCTGAATCCTGCACTGTCACCCCCACGTGTCACCACTTCGGGACCTTCTTCTCCCTGATGGGATTACTCCGGGACATCTTCCTCATGGGGCTCATGGCCCTCTCAAGTGGGTATATGGTGGCTCTCCTGTGCAGGCATAAGAGGCAGTGCCAGCACCTCCACAGCACCAGCCTGTCCCCAAGAGCCTCCCCAGAACTGAGGGCCACCAGGACAGTCCTGCTGCTCATGGGACTCTTTGTGCTCATGTATTTTGTGGACTGTGTGTTCTCCTCTTCGGGACAGATGCACAGGGAGGATCCCACTTGCCTGGGGGTCCAGATGCTGGCAGGCAATGGCTATGCCACCCTCAGTGCCTTAATACTCATCTGTGCTGATCAACCAACACTCAGGTTCTTCCAGTGCAcattagaaaaggaaaggaagtatTTATGCCGGGCTGGGCAACCCATCATTTTGTCGTCCcacatcatttatttctaa